A window of the Acidimicrobiales bacterium genome harbors these coding sequences:
- a CDS encoding GNAT family N-acetyltransferase, whose translation MTPRRLALDDVDGFRSTLELIRREFAYMDGVIDPPSSMHQLTVDDLAHGPGEVWVIGLPSVACVVMTPKPEVLYVGKLAVAASERGHGLARRLLDQAEIRARELGLGWLELQVRIELDANHRAFAALGFSEAERTAHPGFDRPTSITFRRPVDPA comes from the coding sequence GTGACGCCGCGACGACTTGCGCTCGATGACGTCGACGGGTTCCGCTCGACGCTCGAACTCATCCGGCGGGAGTTCGCCTACATGGACGGCGTGATCGACCCGCCGTCGTCAATGCACCAGCTCACCGTCGACGACCTTGCGCATGGACCGGGGGAGGTGTGGGTGATCGGGTTGCCGTCCGTGGCCTGCGTCGTCATGACCCCCAAGCCCGAGGTGCTCTACGTCGGCAAGTTGGCCGTCGCCGCAAGCGAACGTGGCCATGGACTGGCACGTCGCCTGCTCGACCAGGCAGAAATCCGAGCCCGGGAGTTAGGGCTGGGATGGCTCGAGCTGCAGGTCAGGATCGAGCTGGACGCCAATCACCGGGCTTTTGCTGCACTGGGCTTCAGCGAAGCCGAACGTACGGCCCATCCTGGCTTCGACCGACCAACCTCGATCACGTTCCGGCGCCCGGTCGACCCCGCATAG
- a CDS encoding VOC family protein yields the protein MSLEWEQVIVDAEDPERLGRWWTAALGWVVVNDEPEEFEIRPTPNGLPGLLFVRATQTKASKNRLHLDFRPDDQAAEVARLLELGASRVDIGQGDASWVVLTDPEGNEFCVLSSRVS from the coding sequence ATGAGTCTCGAATGGGAGCAAGTGATCGTCGACGCCGAAGATCCTGAGCGGCTAGGACGGTGGTGGACTGCGGCTCTCGGCTGGGTGGTCGTGAACGACGAGCCGGAGGAGTTCGAGATTCGGCCGACGCCGAACGGCCTCCCCGGGTTGCTGTTTGTTCGAGCGACCCAGACCAAAGCGAGCAAGAACCGCCTCCATCTCGACTTCCGGCCCGACGACCAAGCCGCCGAGGTGGCCCGGCTCCTCGAACTCGGAGCGTCACGGGTCGACATCGGTCAGGGCGACGCATCGTGGGTCGTGCTCACCGACCCCGAGGGCAACGAGTTCTGCGTGTTGAGCTCTCGCGTCAGCTGA
- a CDS encoding DUF3626 domain-containing protein — MQWGGVEEQHPAVAAVGRRAAGLEANALARLSAFDIDEATIVAATEHLFANSRLTLNFHPDRRDSLGRTVAAGLLSDGRYRSQFETGISNGGRFAVPGGDRTRWESALFDDAYDNGTLSRPVYGALDPFGDSYGGAPRFGSSFVVLESHCLARATFCVGDSHSEPVDIGTLREPLSILAGAFDRCSTGTGFGRGLTVDRLLTALGKRSSDSLSARELDSYIEAQIHGSVDFERDVQAIVLDPSFRGSAVERDLTLASERFGFAIGWNEGSEVRPEQIPPEFRGGDMLDLARATARPDGLLDAAAIGTAIANVPFTAPSIEGDPEASPRQRYKKLWHCCLKFGRPIPGPPARDDQRD, encoded by the coding sequence GTGCAGTGGGGCGGCGTCGAGGAGCAGCATCCAGCCGTTGCGGCCGTGGGGCGTCGAGCGGCCGGACTCGAGGCGAACGCCCTCGCCCGACTCTCGGCGTTTGACATCGACGAGGCGACGATCGTCGCCGCCACCGAGCACCTGTTTGCCAACAGCCGACTCACGTTGAACTTCCACCCGGATCGACGGGATTCGCTCGGTCGTACGGTCGCTGCGGGGCTCCTCTCCGACGGTCGCTACCGTTCGCAGTTCGAAACGGGCATCTCGAACGGAGGGAGATTCGCCGTTCCCGGTGGGGATCGAACTCGCTGGGAGTCCGCGCTCTTCGACGATGCCTACGACAACGGCACGCTCAGTCGCCCTGTCTACGGGGCTCTCGACCCGTTCGGAGACTCTTACGGCGGAGCACCACGGTTCGGCTCCAGCTTTGTCGTCCTCGAGTCGCACTGCCTCGCCCGAGCGACGTTCTGCGTTGGCGACAGCCACAGCGAGCCAGTGGACATCGGCACGCTGCGAGAGCCGCTCTCGATCCTTGCTGGCGCATTCGACCGGTGTTCGACGGGAACCGGCTTCGGACGTGGTCTCACGGTCGACCGGCTGCTGACTGCATTGGGCAAGAGATCCAGCGACAGCCTGTCGGCACGCGAGCTCGACAGCTACATCGAGGCGCAGATCCACGGCTCGGTGGATTTCGAGCGCGATGTGCAAGCGATCGTGCTCGACCCGAGCTTCCGCGGGAGTGCCGTGGAACGGGACCTCACCCTGGCCTCGGAACGATTCGGGTTTGCCATCGGCTGGAACGAGGGGTCAGAGGTACGACCCGAGCAGATCCCGCCCGAATTTCGTGGAGGCGACATGCTCGATCTCGCTCGTGCGACCGCTCGTCCCGATGGACTCCTCGATGCCGCGGCGATCGGGACCGCCATCGCCAACGTGCCCTTCACCGCCCCATCGATCGAAGGAGATCCCGAAGCGTCGCCGAGACAGCGGTACAAGAAGCTCTGGCATTGCTGCCTGAAGTTCGGCCGACCCATCCCAGGCCCACCGGCCCGCGACGACCAGCGCGATTAG
- a CDS encoding aldo/keto reductase, with protein sequence MELRQLGTLEVSVVGLGCNNFGMAIDADGTRAVVDAAIDAGINYFDTAESYGGGESETFLGRALAGRRDSVLIATKWGHTNGLPEGERNASPERIRRSLEASLTRLGTDYVDHYQLHRPDPNTPVEETLGALAELKAEGKIREIGCTAFSADQLDEVYFAAGATGLAPYPSVQNHYSLLTRDPETDGVLDACRRHGIVFVPFFPLESGLLTGKYRQGEPLPEGSRLARWGERSANFIDDDKLATVARLTDFAESNGHTILDLAFSWLVSNPTIASVIAGATSPDQVRANVGAANWTLTAEDYAAIDAILA encoded by the coding sequence ATGGAACTGCGCCAACTGGGAACGCTCGAGGTGTCGGTCGTCGGACTCGGCTGCAACAACTTCGGCATGGCCATCGACGCCGATGGGACTCGTGCCGTGGTCGACGCAGCGATCGATGCCGGGATCAACTACTTCGACACGGCGGAGTCGTATGGGGGCGGCGAGTCGGAGACGTTCCTCGGGCGGGCGCTCGCCGGTCGCAGAGACTCGGTGCTGATCGCCACCAAGTGGGGTCACACCAACGGCCTTCCCGAGGGCGAGCGCAATGCGTCGCCCGAACGGATTCGTCGCTCGCTCGAGGCCAGCCTCACCCGGCTCGGCACCGACTATGTCGACCACTACCAGCTGCACCGCCCCGACCCCAACACGCCGGTCGAGGAGACGCTCGGCGCGCTGGCCGAACTCAAGGCCGAGGGCAAGATCCGTGAGATCGGCTGCACCGCCTTCAGCGCCGATCAGCTCGACGAGGTCTATTTCGCCGCCGGTGCCACCGGGCTCGCGCCGTATCCGAGCGTGCAGAATCACTACAGCCTGCTCACACGCGACCCCGAGACCGACGGTGTGCTCGATGCCTGCCGTCGGCACGGCATCGTGTTCGTCCCGTTCTTCCCGTTGGAGTCGGGCCTGCTCACCGGCAAGTATCGCCAGGGCGAGCCGCTGCCCGAAGGCTCGAGGCTCGCCCGCTGGGGTGAGCGATCGGCGAACTTCATCGACGACGACAAGCTGGCGACGGTCGCTCGCCTCACCGACTTCGCCGAGTCGAACGGGCACACGATCCTCGATCTCGCGTTCTCGTGGCTCGTGTCGAACCCGACGATTGCCAGCGTCATCGCCGGTGCGACCTCA